The Streptomyces sp. NBC_00459 DNA segment AGACCGCCGGGGCGACGTTCACCAGCCCGGAGGTGAAGCCGGTGGCGCCGGCCGAGAAGTAGGAGGGCGCGTAGGGCTCGGCGAGCCCGGCCACCCACACGAAGCGTTCGAGCCCGGCGTCCCGCGCGAAGGCGGCGAAGCGAGCGGCATCGGGGACGGCGTACTTCACGCCGATGACGTTCGGGCAGACATCGGCGAGCTCGGCGAGCCTGAGGCCGCTCAGCGTGGCGTTGCGGATGTACGGGACGACCCCGAGTTCGGGCACGGCCTCGGCGATGGCCCGGTGGTAGTCGACCCAGCCGCCCTCCGAGACGTACGGGTGGATGGGCTGATGGACCATCACCATCGCGGCCCCGCTGTCCCGGGCGTGCCGGGCGGCTGCCACGGCGGTCGGTACGTCGTGGCCGACGCCGACGAGGATCACGGACCGGTCGCCGACCTCGTCGACGGTCAACTCGGTGACGAGGCGCCGCTCTTCGGGGGTCAGGGTGTAGAACTCACCCGTGTTGCCGTTCGGTGTGAGGGTGGTGATGCCGCCGTCGACCAGTCGGCGCAGCAGGGCCCGGTGGGCGGGCCGGTCGACGGTGCCGTCCTCGGCGAACGGAGTCACCGGGATCGCCACCACATCGGCCAGGGCCGCCCGTTGGGCCTCGAACGCCACGCCGCTCATCACTGACCGTCCTCTCCCTGGACCTCGGACTCCCCGGCGGGGAAGGCCCGTTGCACGAACGACTCGATATGGGCGTGCAGGGCGCGCGCCGCGCCGTCGGAGTCACCGTCGAGGGCGAGCCGCAGGATCTCCCGGTGCTCGTCCGCCTCCCGTTCCCAGGAGGGGTTGGCGGCCCAGGCGACGGCGGAGACCAGGGCGGCCTGGTCGCGCACCTCGTCGAGCATCCGGCCGAGCAGCGGATTGCCGCACCGGACGTACAGCGAGCGGTGGAACTCCCGGTTGGCCAGGGAGCGTTCGGCGGTGTCGGTGGCCTCGTCGGCCCGGGTGAGCGCATCCCGTGCGGCGTCGAGCGAGGCTCCTCTGCGCACGGAACGCTTGAGGGCCTCCGGCTCCAGCAGCAGCCGTACGTCGTAGACCTCGCGCGCCATGTCCGCGTCCACCATGCGCACCGTGACGCCCTTGTACTGGTTCATCACGACGAGCCCGGTTCCGGCCAGCGTCTTGAGCGCCTCGCGCACCGGGGTCTTCGACACCCCGAACTGTGCGGCGAGCTCGGTCTCGACCAGGGCCTGACCCGGCGTCAACTGCCCGGTGAGGATGCGGTGTTTGATCCCCTCCAGCACGAACTGCGTGCGGGACGGGATCGGCGTGGGCACAGAGGTCATGCGTGCCTCTCGGATCTTGACGGACCTGACCCATCGGATCAGATCTCGCGTATCGGATCTCACATATCGCGTCTCATATATGACGTACGAAGTACGACGGCTTGAAGGTAGGAGGGGTGCCGTGTTT contains these protein-coding regions:
- a CDS encoding dihydrodipicolinate synthase family protein, encoding MSGVAFEAQRAALADVVAIPVTPFAEDGTVDRPAHRALLRRLVDGGITTLTPNGNTGEFYTLTPEERRLVTELTVDEVGDRSVILVGVGHDVPTAVAAARHARDSGAAMVMVHQPIHPYVSEGGWVDYHRAIAEAVPELGVVPYIRNATLSGLRLAELADVCPNVIGVKYAVPDAARFAAFARDAGLERFVWVAGLAEPYAPSYFSAGATGFTSGLVNVAPAVSLNMIEALRSGDFPGAMKVWEQIRRFEELRGANASANNVTVVKEALASLGLCRRDVRPPSRALPEDERAEIAEIAAGWSI
- a CDS encoding GntR family transcriptional regulator yields the protein MTSVPTPIPSRTQFVLEGIKHRILTGQLTPGQALVETELAAQFGVSKTPVREALKTLAGTGLVVMNQYKGVTVRMVDADMAREVYDVRLLLEPEALKRSVRRGASLDAARDALTRADEATDTAERSLANREFHRSLYVRCGNPLLGRMLDEVRDQAALVSAVAWAANPSWEREADEHREILRLALDGDSDGAARALHAHIESFVQRAFPAGESEVQGEDGQ